Proteins from one Setaria italica strain Yugu1 chromosome V, Setaria_italica_v2.0, whole genome shotgun sequence genomic window:
- the LOC101766244 gene encoding uncharacterized protein LOC101766244 has product MGVFSGTPPSCPSSRHCAEWARTYLKYCLCSQKDSAALALGLISVISWGVAEVPQIITNYRQKSTEGLSVAFLMTWIVGDMFNLIGCFLEPATLPTQFYMALLYTITTVILTGQTVYYSHIYHRLKAKKSRATSKPQKHQRGDTSLREKLLGAKDGGASGNNHQSDATIPIPSSPIPVNTEFTEQYHAPSSPTSDYYYVSARSLSRSPVPTAGTWLGNSRLSSRTPPQTNGQREPLIGEVTTAQSAPPSRTKNAFSVVPWMGLLLGTCLLHFLVGNTHREVPSGTVIPVGRRLLLFTDVQGHSSLSHGIGSEIGSFLGWAMAIIYMGGRLPQIFLNMQRGHVEGLNPLMFTFAIVGNSTYVGSILVNSLEWSKLRPNLPWLVDAGGCVILDSFIILQFLYFHYRKQSEPSDEHDNADKA; this is encoded by the exons ATGGGTGTTTTTAGTGGAACACCTCCAAGCTGCCCCTCGTCCCGGCACTGCGCAGAATGGGCCCGAACCTACCTAAAGTACTGTTTGTGCAGCCAGAAGGACAGCGCTGCCCTTGCACTTGGGCTGATCAGTGTCATCAGCTGGGGCGTCGCTGAGGTGCCGCAGATAATAACAAATTACAGACAAAAGTCAACCGAGGGGCTCTCAGTTGCATTTCTAATGACCTGGATAGTTGG GGATATGTTTAACCTTATCGGCTGCTTCCTGGAACCTGCTACT cTGCCGACCCAGTTTTACATGGCATTG CTGTATACAATAACTACTGTGATCCTAACAGGACAGACGGTATACTATAGCCACATCTACCACCGTCTTAAAGCCAAGAAATCCAGGGCAACTAGCAAG CCTCAGAAGCATCAGCGTGGGGATACTTCATTACGTGAAAAGCTTTTGGGCGCCAAGGATGGTGGGGCATCCGGAAACAACCACCAATCAGATGCTACAATTCCTATTCCAAGCTCACCTATTCCTGTTAATACGGAATTTACCGAACAATACCATGCTCCAAGCAGCCCCACCTCAGACTACTACTATGT GTCAGCTAGATCTTTATCAAGGAGTCCAGTGCCAACTGCTGGTACATGGTTGGGCAATAGTCGCCTGTCATCAAGGACTCCTCCACAAACGAATGGACAAAGGGAACCTTTAATTGGTGAGGTCACTACAGCACAATCTGCACCACCTTCAAGAACGAAAAATGCCTTCTCAGTG GTACCATGGATGGGTCTACTGTTGGGCACGTGTCTCTTGCACTTTTTAGTTGGGAACACACATAGGGAGGTGCCAAGTGGAACTGTCATACCAGTGGGAAGAAGGCTTTTACTGTTTACG GATGTTCAAGGACATTCATCTCTCAGCCATGGCATTGGAAGCGAAATTGGAAGCTTTCTTGGTTGGGCAATGGCAATAATCTATATGGGTGGACGGCTGCCCCAGATCTTTTTAAAT ATGCAAAGAGGCCACGTGGAG GGGCTCAATCCATTAATGTTTACCTTTGCTATAGTAGGGAATTCGACATATGTAGGAAG TATACTTGTAAATAGCCTGGAATGGTCAAAACTTAGACCAAATCTGCCTTGGCTTGTAGATGCTGGAGGATGCGTCATCTTGGATTCTTTT ATTATTCTTCAGTTCCTTTATTTTCATTACCGGAAACAAAGTGAGCCTTCAGATGAGCATGACAATGCAGATAAAGCTTAA
- the LOC101766649 gene encoding peroxiredoxin-2F, mitochondrial, with protein MASALARRARGSAAAAAALWGAARGFASVGSDIVSAAPGVSLQKARSWDEGVATKFSTTPLKDIFYGKKVVIFGLPGAYTGVCSQAHVPSYKNNIDKLKAKGIDSVICVAVNDPYVLNGWAEKLQANDAIEFYGDFDGSFHKSLDLEIDLSAALLGRRSHRWSAFVDNGKIKSFNVEEAPSDFKVSSAEVILDQI; from the exons ATGGCGTCGGCGCTGGCGAGGAGGGCGAggggctccgcggcggcggcagcggcgctgtGGGGCGCGGCAAGGGGATTCGCTTCGGTGGGGTCCGACATCGTCTCAGCGGCGCCCGGCGTGTCGCTGCAGAAGGCGCGGTCCTGGGACGAGGGCGTCGCCACCAAGTTCTCCACCACGCCTCTCAAGGACATCTTCTAC GGGAAGAAGGTGGTCATCTTCGGCTTGCCT GGTGCATATACTGGAGTTTGTTCACAAGCACATGTTCCTAGTTACAAGAACAACATTGATAAGTTGAAAGCAAAAGGGATTGACTCTGTTATCTGTGTAGCTGTGAATGATCCGTACGTCCTAAATGGATGGGCAGAAAAGCTACAGGCTAATGATGCA ATTGAGTTCTATGGTGACTTTGATGGGAGTTTCCACAAAAGCTTGGATTTGGAGATAGACCTATCTGCTGCTTTGCTCGGCCGCCGATCTCACAG ATGGTCGGCTTTCGTTGACAATGGCAAGATCAAGTCTTTCAATGTTGAGGAAGCACCATCTGATTTCAAGGTTTCTAGTGCCGAAGTGATCCTTGACCAGATCTGA